Proteins encoded by one window of Anopheles maculipalpis chromosome 2RL, idAnoMacuDA_375_x, whole genome shotgun sequence:
- the LOC126558073 gene encoding phosphorylase b kinase gamma catalytic chain, liver/testis isoform isoform X6 — translation MAKDEEDDLLPDKDAAKGFYAKYEPKEILGRGISSTVRRCIEKETGKEFAAKIIDLGAAETGDSNHMLEATRQEIQILRQVMGHKFIIELQDVFESDAFIFLVFELCRQGELFDYLTSVVTLSEKKSRYIMRQIFEGVDYIHSKNIVHRDLKPENILLDDNLNVKITDFGFARVLKEGEKLYDLCGTPGYLAPETLKCNMFEDAPGYSKEVDIWACGVIMFTLLVGCPPFWHRKQMVMLRNIMEGKYSFTSPEWADISEDPKDLIRKCLVVDPSKRITVTEALKHPFFNTVLFEQDIGPLKRSLSVKSRRFSRIADLALVACRALKLTCITKQIT, via the exons ATGGCCAAGGACGAGGAGGACGATCTGTTGCCCGACAAGGATGCGGCGAAAGGATTCTACGCGAAATATGAACCGAAGGAAATCCTCGGCAG AGGAATCAGCTCAACGGTACGGCGATGCATCGAGAAGGAAACGGGCAAGGAATTTGCGGCAAAGATCATCGATCTCGGTGCGGCAGAAACGGGCGATTCCAACCATATGCTGGAAGCAACCCGACAGGAAATTCAAATTCTACGGCAAGTCATGGGACACAAATTTATCA TCGAACTGCAAGATGTGTTCGAGTCGGATGCATTCATTTTCCTAGTGTTTGAGCTGTGCCGGCAGGGAGAGTTGTTTGACTATCTTACGTCGGTGGTGACACTTTCGGAGAAAAAGTCCCGCTACATTATGCGCCAAATATTCGAAGGTGTTGACTACATACATTCGAAGAACATTGTTCATCGTGATTTGAAGCCGGAGAATATACTGCTAGATGATAATCTTAACGTAAAGATTACAGATTTCGGGTTCGCCCGGGTGCTAAAGGAGGGTGAAAAGCTGTATG ATCTCTGCGGAACTCCGGGATATCTGGCACCGGAAACATTAAAGTGCAATATGTTCGAGGATGCACCTGGATACTCGAAGGAGGTGGACAT ATGGGCTTGTGGTGTGATAATGTTTACGCTACTGGTAGGTTGTCCTCCGTTCTGGCACCGCAAACAGATGGTGATGCTACGCAATATTATGGAAGGCAAATATAGTTTCACGTCCCCGGAGTGGGCGGACATTTCAG AGGATCCCAAGGACCTGATTCGCAAATGTCTGGTGGTAGATCCATCGAAGCGAATCACAGTCACGGAAGCACTAAAACATCCCTTCTTCAACACAGTA CTTTTCGAGCAAGATATTGGACCTCTGAAACGGAGCCTTTCGGTTAAATCGAGACGCTTCAGTCGCATTGCTGACCTGGCACTG
- the LOC126558404 gene encoding septin-1: MSESGKSFSNMESSSYVGFANLPNQVHRKSVKKGFEFTLMVVGESGLGKSTLVNSLFLSDLYPERVIPNAVEKQNQTVKLDASTVEIEERGVKLRLTVVDTPGFGDAIDNSDSFSAILEYIDEQYERFLRDESGLNRRNIVDNRIHCCFYFISPFGHGLKPLDIEFMKKLHCKVNIVPVIAKADVLTKKEIQRLKCRIMQEIEDNGIKIYPLPDCDSDEDEDYKEQVRQLKEAVPFAVCGSTTLLEVKGRKVRGRLYPWGVVEVENPEHCDFIKLRTMLITHMQDLQEVTQEVHYENYRSERLAKSVRKNTNSVIKEDNAVPGSESLTEKDRILREKEEEIRRMQEKLAQMQAKMQAQK, from the exons aTGTCTGAGTCCGGCAAATCG TTTTCCAACATGGAATCTTCCAGCTACGTCGGGTTTGCCAATCTACCGAACCAGGTGCACCGCAAGTCGGTGAAGAAAGGGTTCGAGTTTACGCTGATGGTGGTCGGTGAGTCGGGCCTCGGTAAATCCACCCTGGTGAACAGTCTGTTCCTGAGCGATCTTTATCCGGAGCGTGTCATACCGAACGCTGTTG aaaaacaaaatcaaaccgtTAAGCTGGACGCGTCCACGGTGGAGATTGAGGAGCGAGGCGTTAAGCTAAGGCTAACGGTCGTCGATACGCCCGGTTTCGGCGATGCGATCGATAATAGCGATAGCTTCAGTGCAATCCTCGAGTACATCGATGAACAGTACGAGCGATTTTTGCGCGACGAAAGTGGCCTCAACCGTCGTAACATTGTCGACAACCGGATACATTGCTGCTTTTACTTTATCTCACCTTTTGGCCATGG GCTTAAACCGCTCGATATTGAGTTTATGAAGAAGCTGCACTGCAAGGTGAATATTGTGCCGGTAATTGCGAAGGCCGACGTGCTGACGAAGAAGGAAATCCAGCGCCTCAAGTGCCGTATAATGCAGGAGATTGAGGATAATGGGATCAAAATCTATCCACTGCCCGATTGTGATAGTGACGAGGACGAGGATTATAAGGAGCAGGTGCGTCAGCTAAAGGAAGCGGTTCCGTTCGCTGTTTGCGGTTCGACCACGCTGCTGGAGGTGAAGGGACGGAAGGTGCGCGGTCGGTTGTATCCGTGGGGTGTGGTTGAGGTCGAAAATCCGGAACATTGCGATTTCATCAAGCTTCGCACGATGTTAAT CACACACATGCAAGACCTGCAGGAGGTTACCCAGGAGGTGCACTACGAAAATTATCGCTCGGAACGGTTGGCTAAATCCGTgcgcaaaaacacaaactccgTCATTAAGGAAGATAATGCCGTGCCCGGAAGTGAGTCACTGACCGAGAAGGATCGAATTTTGCGtgaaaaagaagaggaaatcCGCCGAATGCAGGAAAAGCTCGCGCAAATGCAGGCCAAAATGCAGGCACAGAAGTAa
- the LOC126558478 gene encoding cyclin-dependent kinase 7, producing MEILNRLNRYEKIDFLGEGQFATVYKARDAETNEIVAVKKIKIGNREEAADGINRTALREIKLLHELHHENIIGLLDVFGHKSNVSLVFDFMDTDLEIIIKDPKIILTPANIKSYMIQTLRGLEYLHMHWILHRDLKPNNLLISGTGVLKIGDFGLAKFYGSPNRINTNQVVTRWYRCPELLFGARQYGTGVDIWAVGCILAELLLRVPFLPGESDLDQLTRIFQVLGTPNETNWPDVKSLPDYVQYKFYPPIPLRDIFTAASEDLIELANKMLALYPLHRCSCTEALKMAYFSNKPAPTIGPRLPMPASYNAASRQEEKPSLKRKILDSIDGGTVPKRLQF from the exons ATGGAAATCTTGAATCGATTGAACAGATAtgaaaaaattgatttcctCGGCGAAGGACAG TTTGCCACCGTTTACAAAGCGCGCGATGCCGAAACAAATGAAATCGTAGCGGTGAAAAAGATCAAAATAGGCAACCGAGAGGAAGCGGCCGATGGTATTAATCGAACTGCGCTGCGGGAAATTAAACTGCTGCACGAGCTGCACCATGAGAACATTATCGGGCTGCTGGATGTGTTCGGGCACAAGAGCAACGTGTCGCTGGTGTTTGACTTTATGGACACGGATCTGGAGATTATTATAAAGGACCCGAAAATCATACTTACTCCGGCCAACATTAAAAGCTACATGATTCAAACGCTCCGAGGGCTGGAATATTTGCACATGCACTGGATACTGCATCGGGATCTGAAACCGAACAATCTGCTTATCAGTGGGACCGGTGTGCTGAAGATTGGTGATTTTGGTTTGGCAAAGTTTTATGGCTCACCAAACCGTATCAACACGAACCAGGTTGTGACGCGGTGGTACCGCTGTCCGGAGTTGCTGTTCGGTGCCCGGCAGTATGGGACGGGTGTGGACATTTGGGCGGTGGGATGCATATTGGCCGAATTGTTGCTGCGCGTTCCATTTCTACCGGGCGAGAGTGATCTAGATCAGTTGACACGAATTTTTCAAGTACTTGGCACACCGAACGAAACAAACTGGCCCGATGTGAAGTCGCTACCGGACTATGTGCAGTACAAATTCTATCCACCCATTCCATTGCGCGACATTTTTACGGCGGCATCGGAAGATTTAATTGAACTGGCGAACAAAATGCTTGCCCTGTACCCGTTGCACAGATGTTCCTGCACAGAGGCGTTGAAGATGGCTTACTTTTCGAATAAACCTGCGCCAACGATCGGACCTCGGTTGCCGATGCCGGCAAGCTATAATGCGGCCAGCAGACAGGAGGAAAAGCCATCGTTAAAGCGAAAGATTTTGGACAGTATTGATGGGGGAACTGTTCCGAAGCGTTTGCAGTTCTGA
- the LOC126559164 gene encoding uncharacterized protein LOC126559164: MISFPVKYRNLILVCIVLHSTAQYIKAPNKAQSTTTYSMRITKMHCADVSYKLTKLNHCQMEQFQNGTVGLNVSMSVPKVLNYIEITVKLFYKYTTYRPFMIDWSIELCQTYRVGRFNPSAALVLKVIEATIPQYYYPCPHGNQTYEAVWMFDPKFIPSTMPSGDYRLDIFFRETTNTILFGMQVYGGIRKQGLVG; the protein is encoded by the exons ATGATTTCGTTTCCAGTCAAGTATAGAAACCTAATTCTGGTGTGCATCGTTCTACACAGCACCGCTCAGTACATCAAAGCCCCAAATAAAGCACAAAGTACCACCACGTACAGTATGCGCATTACCAAGATGCACTGCGCTGATGTGTCGTACAAGCTTACCAAGTTGAACCACTGTCAAATGGAGCAGTTCCAGAATGGCACAGTTGGGCTGAATGTTTCGATGAGTGTGCCAAAAGTGCTCAACTATATCGAAATTACGGTGAAGCTGTTCTACAAGTACACCACCTACCGACCGTTCATGATCGATTGGAGCATCGAGCTGTGCCAAACGTATCGCGTCGGGCGGTTCAATCCTTCCGCCGCCTTGGTGTTGAAGGTTATCGAGGCAACCATACCACAGTACTACTATCCCTGTCCACATGGC AATCAAACTTACGAAGCCGTCTGGATGTTCGATCCGAAGTTCATACCCTCAACGATGCCATCAGGCGACTATCGATTGGATATCTTTTTCCGCGAAACGACAAATACGATACTGTTTGGCATGCAAGTGTACGGTGGAATCCGCAAGCAAGGTTTGGTGGGATGA
- the LOC126559117 gene encoding uncharacterized protein LOC126559117 — MFTLPSRSRPADLLLLYITVHLLFAVMFNSTSLALYSRKLESGNTSHTLRITKMQCIGAPYKLTRLEWCKMQQFANGTVGLNISIHVPDLYNYMEISAKTYYKYTTYRPFMIDWSMEYCRAARVGKFNPSTALVMKIIEETLPEFYYPCPHGNRTYSSFWLLEPKFIPAALPSGDYRLDIYFRDSAKEVEFAVQVFGVVRKHGLIG, encoded by the exons ATGTTCACCTTACCATCTCGCAGCAGACCAGCTGATCTGCTACTGCTCTACATTACTGTGCATCTGCTTTTCGCGGTGATGTTCAACTCAACCAGCTTAGCGCTGTATAGCAGAAAGTTGGAAAGTGGCAACACGTCGCACACATTACGCATCACCAAGATGCAGTGTATCGGTGCACCGTACAAGCTAACGCGGCTGGAATGGTGCAAAATGCAACAGTTCGCCAACGGTACGGTTGGATTAAACATATCCATCCACGTACCGGACCTGTACAACTACATGGAAATTTCGGCCAAAACGTACTACAAGTACACCACCTACCGACCGTTCATGATCGACTGGAGTATGGAATATTGCCGGGCGGCACGTGTCGGAAAGTTTAATCCTTCCACTGCGCTGGTGATGAAAATTATTGAGGAAACCTTGCCGGAGTTTTACTATCCCTGTCCACACGGT AACCGTACGTACTCATCCTTTTGGCTGCTAGAACCGAAGTTTATTCCCGCCGCATTGCCATCCGGAGACTACCGGTTGGATATTTACTTCCGTGATTCGGCTAAGGAAGTTGAATTTGCGGTGCAAGTGTTTGGAGTCGTACGCAAGCATGGTCTGATCGGTTGA